The DNA window AAATagcgaaagaattgaaaatataccctGTTAGCTCCATCTGCCCAGTTTAAAACAAACATCtagcctaggggcagatcacttgtgatgcatttttaaaaatcagcgaaattaaatgcatttatttccatcaaaatagaagttcataatgcattttgcgttgcgtgcaatatcTTTtgagttgcgtgtaagacgtcaaaaccctacgaaaaaactagccctacattccacaaaacgtcgaacaaagtggatcagcgtaggacgttttttgaacaaacttttctgcgagggagtgcaaagttgatgcaaaaatggaaattaaatgcattttttctaacttaATGCAAATTTTTTACACATTCCTAGaggtgatctgcccctagcatCTAGCAATATATAGGCCCTGTTGGTCAGGTATCGGACTGTCATGAATTGACAGTTCATGGATTTATTCACCCCTTCACTACCTGTTGAGCGAAAATCAgaaattatttgttactattttttggtacccatttaatttattgtttagtGTTCCTTTTTGATGCCTATCTCGATTCTTTTGCATCCTTCTAAGTTTTTCCTTGGTTCAAGAGCAATAGTCGCTCGAACActtcatataaaaatcaattcaaattacaTTTGCCTTGCGGAATTGAAAAAGTTAAATCTTAAAAATGGCGGTTTCGCAATCTTgtcgctatcttgttttttcgctatttttgctaattggtcattaagctatatatagttttccgttccattcgataaattttaggtccaatatacataataaaacattatttcaaaataaaattcgttgtaatacgtaaaaacgatttttttttgttttttaaaataaatcttttgtaaacttggcaaccatacataggaaaactgcggttgtttacatctggcctaccaagacaacacccaaaatgaaaaaaaactatatgcaatggatggtgtttatgtcaaataaaaataaccctctgGGAAAACCGAGAGAACATGCcctaattttttctgacagggcatcatttgtcgtgaaattcgatatgtcaaatccttcctacagtgtcaaatccagactgtcaacatatttctttattttaaattttaatattattttcacgtttcctgagttggaaaaaaacattgttgcaatcacgaaaatcagctttatcgatgtaagtaataaaaaaacgacttttttctcatttaatgacccaatttccagtgataaccacaataataagtgcgaaagcgacgcacaacccAAAAGTAcgtaaatttaagttaaaagaacttattctgtgggtTGTCTTATTTTTGCGTGTAAGCGTACAAGCATGTCAAAAATCCTCACCTTTACGTTTGTAGATACTTTGGTCAGCTGTCAACGCTGGATGGCAAAAAGGAGGAACACCAAGGAAAAGTTGTCTCTCGCTCGCGTATCTGCCAGTGGTGAAAATTTCGTAGTTTTCCAAGTGAAAAATCGCTGTGTAACCGCTGCAGGATGAGCGATTTCCTCAAGTCAGCGATTAACTACTTCAACACAGGTCCAGCCTGCGGGCAGGATAACGACTTCGTCGGCCAGATAGTGGAAATTGCGAATGTCAAGCTGCGAATCAAACGTGTTATTGCCGAAGGTGGGTGGAAAAGAAAGAAAACTGCTATCGACTTTGAATCAATCGTGGGATTTCTCCTTGCTGTCGATGAGTAAAACCCTTTTTCTTCGTAAACGCGAAATCGGGGGTGGTTTGGTTGGTATTATCGCTTGTGTAATACGATAATGCTACCAGTGGACAAAAGTTGAATTGAAGGAGTTTGGAAAAATGAGAAGTGGATCAATCGTTAATGACATTGTTGGTACTGAGTTACTGGTAACTATAGGAAGGGAAGGTTGGAGTCCGGCAACACGAAAGGAAGATCTTTTCTTCTGACACATTTCGGTACTTTTCACTCTCGGTTAAGTTCAAAGAGCAGTATCTCGCTCTCTCATCTGCAAAGAGTGCGAAGAGGTTTTTTTGTAGTCTCGTTCCCTGTTTTGGTATGTggcatttgttttgttttctttttatgcTTATGCTCGCCAATCGTTGGGAATGTTTATAGGGGGCGAATGACGTCAGTTTTAGTTGCAGGCTTAAACCGAACAGTAATGTCTCATGTTAGGGTAATGATTTTTAGTTATACTGATCCAAGATCCTTGAAGGACGGGGTTCTGGTCTGATGGTTCCAAGGAAAAATCGCGCAAGTTGGCCCAACCCATCAGAAAGGATTAATAATGTTAAATTGGGGCTTCTTGGTTTAGTTCATCTGATTGATATACTCTAGAAAAGAACACCCAACATCACACTCACTATCTGCGATCTCGTTACAGGTGGCTTTGCGTACGTTTATGTTGCACAGGATGTTCAGAGTGGCAATGAGTACGCCCTGAAGCGGTTGCTGGGAGCCGATAAAGAGGAATGCAACAACATCATTCGAGAGATTAATATGCTCAAACAGGTGTCAGGTCATCCGAACATTATAAAGTTCATAGCGGCTACTTTTATCGATCGCACCCAGAATGCTACAGCTAAGCGGGCTGAGTATCTTTTGGTTACGGAGCTGTGCAAAGGTGGTTCGCTTTATGATTGCTTAGAGAGGGAGTTGGCGCCGGACACGGTGCTGCGGGTGTTTTATCAATCCTGTAAAGCTGTAGCCCATTTACATGCGCAACCCGTTCCGATCATTCATCGCGACATTAAGgttagtacttttcatttgtGCATTGAACTCGACATCAAGTTCTGTTTGTTTATAGATTGAAAATTTCCTCATCGGTGGCGATGGCCAGCTAAAGTTGTGTGATTTTGGTTCAGCTTCAACTGACACGTACGCACCGGACGTTAGTTGGAATGCTCACCAGAGGGATTCGCTAGAAGATTTGTTGGGGCGGTGTACAACTCCGATGTATCGTTCTCCGGAACAGTTGGACACCTGGGCTAACTACCCGATTGGTATCAAAACGGACATATGGGCCCTAGGATGCGTACTGTTCTGTCTTTGCTACCGAAAACATCCGTTCGAAGATTCTGCCAAGTTGCGGATAATCAACGCAAATTACACAATACCAAATGATTCGCGGTATATGTGCTTCAATGAGATTATAAAGGGTTGCCTACAGGTCGATCCAACAAAACGGTACGACATAGTGATGGTGCTGGATCGATTAGCGGCAATATCAGAATCGAAGGGATGGCCATTAAAAGCACCACTTGGACTGAATGGAAAACCACTAAATACTCCTCCAAGTGGACCGTCTCCAAATCCGAGCCCAATGCATCTACCGGACGTTGCACCGGTTTCGCAATGTGTCCCTCCTCAACGTCCAGCTCCACCGCGACCGGCTCCAGTGGGAAGCAATGCTGGACCACCTCTGGAACGGAAGAACCCTCAACGTCCTCCAGATCCGGTGCGACCTCCTCCTCCGGTAGTAGCACCTGCCGTTCATCACTATCCTCATCAACCGCCTATTGGGGTCCATGGCGGAGGAGGTCTGTTTTCCTCAATCAAAGGAGGAGCTGGAAgttttctgaaaaatcttaAGGATACCTCTTCGAAAGTAATGCAAACGGTTCAACAAAGTATCGCTCGAACGGATTTGGATATTAGCTATATCACACAAAGGATTTTAGTTATGCCTTGTCCCTCGGAAGGGCTAGAATCGACTTATAGAACCAATCACATCGAAGATGTTAAAATATACCTGGAAAGCCGGTACCTTCCAACAAAAATCAGTATCTACAATCTGGGTCCTCGCAGCTGCCCACGCTTGCCACCACCGGTTCGCACCGTTGAAGGAAGTTTCATCTACTCACCCGTGCCGCTGTCCTACAAGGCACCACATTTGGCTGGTTTGTATGCATTGGCGGAGGACATGTACGGTTTCTTGAATGCGGATCCGAAGACGGTGATAGTTATTCAAAGTCCTGATGCTGGAAAGGCACTAGCGGCCACTATGGTCTGCGCCCTGCTGGTATACAGCCAGCTGGTTACGGAACCCGAAGACGCTATGCAGATCTTCGCAGTCAAAAGAATTCCACCAAATATGAGAGCTTCCGAGCTGCGGTATTTGTACTATTTGGGTGATTTGGTCCGTTCAGTGCCGCACTTGCCACACTATAATCCGGTTACACTGGTTTCTGTTACTGCTAGTCCTGTTCCCAGAATGACAAAAGCTCGTGATGGCTGTCGAGTGTACATCGAAGTTGCGGCAGGTGATCGCATTGTTTTCAGTACTCTCACCGATTATGACCGAATGCGGTTATACGCCGCTACCGAGGGTAAACTTTGCCTCACATTGAATGTGACAGTGTGTGGTGATGTTACGGTAACCCTGTATCACGCTCGCAATGCCCTCGGAGGTATGGGCCGCCCACAAGGTTTGAAAATTTGTCAATTCCAGCTAAACACCGGTTACATCCCGGAAGAAGAAACGCTCATCAATTTCACCAAAGCAGAGCTAGATGACATTCCGGACGTGGAACACGTCCCGCACGGTTTTAACGTAGCTCTATCGGTCTTTGTTGGAGACTCTGAGCGGCCTCCTTCGACTCAACCTCCATGGACACCGGCAAAAGCACCTAGGGATCCTAAGATCCTATTCGCTTCCCAACTTGAGTACGAAGAAAATGTGGACAATTTCATTTCGAAACCAACTTCCAAAACACCATCGGCTCCACATCGACCACCTCCGCGTCCAGCTCCTCCGTCTCCACAACCGCCTGGGTCAAATCAAGCTCCGGATACACTCATCGAGGAGACCTCCACAGCTCAGAACGATGCCGATTTACTGAACCTTAGCAATGCTAGTCAAAACAATCCCGAACAATCACAACCTTCTACAGAGGATGCTAGTTTTGATCTGCTCGCAGGTTTCGCTCCACCAGTCATTGAAGATGATCAAACTAAAACTAGCACTCAACCGCCAGCAGGTTTGGATGATATCTTCGGCAACATCGATGGCGGAACCAGCGGTGGTCCGGTACCACTGCAAACCACCAAATCGAATACCGACCTGAACGGGCTTAATCTTAACTTTGACAATTTCGGTGGTGTCGCAAAACCAGCCGCTCCGAATGACACTGCCCCGAACGGAGTAAACAATCAATACAACAATAGCTTCGGATTCGATCCGTTCGCTGGAATCAGTGCTAGTGCATTCCACAGCAGTCATCAGCCGCAGCAACCACAAGCTCAGCAGTCCCAACCGACTAGTAAAGATCCGTTTGCTGACATTGGAAACCTTGCATCCAATCTGGGTGCTGGAGGTTGGGGTAAGCCTGGTGCTGTGCCGACTACAACTCCCAGTCCGCGATCTACGCAGTTTTCTAGTCCAACGCATCAATACAGCGGGGCCAGCACAGCAAATGCCTCACCCAGGGCTCCTTCAACTCCGAACCATCAAATGCGCAGTCCGAATGAACCACAGCGACCGGACTACAGTCGGTCCCATTTTGAAGCGCCGAAATCAGCGGGTGCCAGTAATGGATCGAATGGGGCACCGAAGGATAAGTCCGGCGATATCTTTGGCGATATTTTGGGCTCTCAGGGGTACTCGTTCGCTACAGGGAAAAATCATGGTCCACGGACGATCAACGATATGCGGAAGGAGGAACAGGTTAAAGAAATGGATCCCGAGCGGCTCAAGCTGATGGAATGGGTAAGCGGGGTGCGTGGAACCGGTCTGGTCAGTTGTTAATcagtgtatttttcatttttcttgcaGACCGAAGGAAAGAAGAGTAACATTCGAGCGTTGCTTTGTACAGTACACACGGTTGTTTGGCCAGGAGCCAAGTGGACGAAATGCGAAATGCACCAACTGGTCAGTGCTGCTGATGTGAAGAAAATGTATCGGAAGGCTTGCTTGGCCGTACATCCGGACAAAGTAAGTAGCTTATGTTGGATGCCATCCTTATTCCTGACAACAAACAATATATGTCATGGTCAAGTCACATactacatttagaaaatatGGGCAACTCTATGTTTGAGTCtagtcgaaacaaaaaaatgacataCTTAATTAgactaatcagcattagttcaatgttgccTTCCTGTTAACTCAtattgtcatgcgggggtgggtgtgtgaggagaGTGAAAAACCTACAAACGAACCACTCCCCAGCACAATTTGGTATGCCTGGTGACAGCGGTGGTATAAAGATGATGGAGTTGAGAGG is part of the Topomyia yanbarensis strain Yona2022 chromosome 1, ASM3024719v1, whole genome shotgun sequence genome and encodes:
- the LOC131677683 gene encoding cyclin-G-associated kinase, which produces MSDFLKSAINYFNTGPACGQDNDFVGQIVEIANVKLRIKRVIAEGGFAYVYVAQDVQSGNEYALKRLLGADKEECNNIIREINMLKQVSGHPNIIKFIAATFIDRTQNATAKRAEYLLVTELCKGGSLYDCLERELAPDTVLRVFYQSCKAVAHLHAQPVPIIHRDIKIENFLIGGDGQLKLCDFGSASTDTYAPDVSWNAHQRDSLEDLLGRCTTPMYRSPEQLDTWANYPIGIKTDIWALGCVLFCLCYRKHPFEDSAKLRIINANYTIPNDSRYMCFNEIIKGCLQVDPTKRYDIVMVLDRLAAISESKGWPLKAPLGLNGKPLNTPPSGPSPNPSPMHLPDVAPVSQCVPPQRPAPPRPAPVGSNAGPPLERKNPQRPPDPVRPPPPVVAPAVHHYPHQPPIGVHGGGGLFSSIKGGAGSFLKNLKDTSSKVMQTVQQSIARTDLDISYITQRILVMPCPSEGLESTYRTNHIEDVKIYLESRYLPTKISIYNLGPRSCPRLPPPVRTVEGSFIYSPVPLSYKAPHLAGLYALAEDMYGFLNADPKTVIVIQSPDAGKALAATMVCALLVYSQLVTEPEDAMQIFAVKRIPPNMRASELRYLYYLGDLVRSVPHLPHYNPVTLVSVTASPVPRMTKARDGCRVYIEVAAGDRIVFSTLTDYDRMRLYAATEGKLCLTLNVTVCGDVTVTLYHARNALGGMGRPQGLKICQFQLNTGYIPEEETLINFTKAELDDIPDVEHVPHGFNVALSVFVGDSERPPSTQPPWTPAKAPRDPKILFASQLEYEENVDNFISKPTSKTPSAPHRPPPRPAPPSPQPPGSNQAPDTLIEETSTAQNDADLLNLSNASQNNPEQSQPSTEDASFDLLAGFAPPVIEDDQTKTSTQPPAGLDDIFGNIDGGTSGGPVPLQTTKSNTDLNGLNLNFDNFGGVAKPAAPNDTAPNGVNNQYNNSFGFDPFAGISASAFHSSHQPQQPQAQQSQPTSKDPFADIGNLASNLGAGGWGKPGAVPTTTPSPRSTQFSSPTHQYSGASTANASPRAPSTPNHQMRSPNEPQRPDYSRSHFEAPKSAGASNGSNGAPKDKSGDIFGDILGSQGYSFATGKNHGPRTINDMRKEEQVKEMDPERLKLMEWTEGKKSNIRALLCTVHTVVWPGAKWTKCEMHQLVSAADVKKMYRKACLAVHPDKHTGTENESMAKLIFMELNNAWSEFENDATQQNLFAN